The genomic stretch TCTCCCCATAATGCCCCAATATGGAGCCGGCATTGGTTTGGATGTAGATATTTCTATCGATCAGATCCTGCGCTTTGGTAGGTTTCTTCATGATGCTTACGTAACGCTCGGCATGGGCCAATATGGGTTTGTACCCTGCTCTCAGCAGGGGATACACATTACTGTAAAAATCGCTTGGGAGCCCATTGAGTTCACTTTCGATGAGAACAAAGCTACTCTCCCCCAGGCACAGACATTTGTTCTGGATGTCCTGTACTATTCCCGGTTGGATAAACACCTCAAAACCGCTCTGTAAATCCAGACTTAATCCATCTTCGCGGGCAGAATCCCGCAAAGCGTTCAGCTTTGCATCATATTCATCCCGTTCGTATTGATAATGACCCCGAAAGTAATGAGAAGTAAGGTAAACCCTCGTTATGCCGCCCTCTTCCATTCCTTTCAGATGCTCCAGACTTCTGATTGGATCATTGGAGCCGTCATCGATATTCGGTAATATATGGCTATGAATATCAATCATGGCCGTATCAGGGCAGTTTCTCACTGATCATCTGGATAAATTCCATCAGCACGGCATTATTTGGCAAGGGTTTAATGCTGCGGGAACAATCTTCCAGCAAGTTTTCTACTTGCTTGCGAGCTTTGTCAAAGCCTAATAATCCGGTATAACTGGCTTTTGATACCGGCACAAAATCATCGTTAAAGTCTAATCCATCACTGCCACGGGCATAGTCTTTTTCGATGTCATCAATCATCTGATAAGCAATGCCCAGATTGATGGCATACCCGCTCATGATATTCTTGGTGTTCTCATCGCTTCCTGCCAAGATGCAGGCAATCTCCGCTCCAGCTTGTAAGAGAGATCCCACCTTCTTCATATCGATGTAACGCAATGTATTGATTTTCATCACCTTGCGCTTGCTGGCAAGATCGATCGCCTGACCTCCG from Candidatus Cloacimonadota bacterium encodes the following:
- a CDS encoding capsular biosynthesis protein, with the protein product MIDIHSHILPNIDDGSNDPIRSLEHLKGMEEGGITRVYLTSHYFRGHYQYERDEYDAKLNALRDSAREDGLSLDLQSGFEVFIQPGIVQDIQNKCLCLGESSFVLIESELNGLPSDFYSNVYPLLRAGYKPILAHAERYVSIMKKPTKAQDLIDRNIYIQTNAGSILGHYGEKVRQTAWVLLENGWSHFLASDDHVKGDYGTLMEAYQMVASRIDEHTADLLCKEFPAAIANGDKIPYSYVYVQRPKVKRHRSLMERMFG